Within the Gordonia westfalica genome, the region CCGATCCCGACCGATCTCGTGCCCGCGTCGTCGTTGCTGGCCTACACGTGTACCCACGACCAGGTGGGCAACCGGGCGATCGGCGACCGGCCGAGCGCCTATCTAGACGGCGGGCAGCTCGCGATCAAGGCCGCCCTGGTCCTGTTGTCCCCCTTCACCCCGATGCTGTTCATGGGCGAGGAATGGGCCGCGGCAACCCCTTTCCAGTTCTTCACCTCGCACCCTGAACCGGAGCTGGGCCGGGCGACCGCGGAGGGCCGCCGCTCGGAGTTCGCCGAACACGGCTGGGACAGCGACGATGTGCCCGATCCGCAGGACCCGGAGACCTTCGAACGGTCGAAGCTGGACTGGTCGGAACCCACCCGGCCGGACCATGCCCGCGTGCTCGGGTTCTACCGGTCGCTGATCGCGCTCCGGAGAACCGAACCGGCACTCCACGATCCGGCCTTCGCGTCGGTCGACGCCGAATTCGACGAGGCGGCAGGCTGGTTCGCGATGCACCGCGGCGAGTGGTCGGTGGTGTGCATCCCCGGCGAGGAGCCGGTGGCACTCCCCTGGCCGCTCGACGTCCGGCTGGCCTGGGAGCAACCGGCCGACGGGATCTCACCCGGGCACAACGTGATCGTCGGAGTCCGGCGCGATTCACAGCCCGGAGCCGCGCCGAGCGCGGGTTGAGGCTGTAGAACGTCGGTCAGGTCAGGTATTCGTAGGCCGGTGAACCCGGTTCGAGCCGCTCGCAGTGCAAGCGGGAGCGCGACATCCGGTCCATCAGGTCGCCGAGGCCGTCCGGGCTGCCGAGCTGGACACCGACCAGCGCGGCACCTGTCTCACGGTTGTTGCGCTTGACGTACTCGAACAGCGTGATGTCGTCGTCGGGTCCGAGGACCTCGTCGAGGAACCGGCGCAGTGCCCCGGGCTCCTGCGGGAAGTCGACGAGGAAGTAGTGCTTGAGTCCGCGGTGCACCAGCGAACGTTCGATGATCTCGCCGTAGCGGGACACGTCGTTGTTTCCGCCCGACACCAGGCACACGACGGTCGCATCGGCGGGCAGGCGCAGCTTGTCGAGTGCGGCCACCGCGAGCGCTCCCGCGGGTTCGGCGATGATGCCCTCGTTCTGGTAGAGCTCCAGCATCGCCGAGCAGAGGGCACCTTCGTCGACGTGCGTGATGTGGACCGAGCCCGGGGCCGGCGACAGCGGTCCGTCGGGGATCACCCGGACCGCCGGGTTCGCCGAGATCTCCGACAGGATCGGATGATCGCTGACGACCGCGCCCAGCTCGGACATCACCCGGTGTCCGATGGTGCCGATCCGCTTCACGGCCGCACCGTCGACGAACGGGTCGATCTCGTCGAGGGTGACCGGTCCCCCGTTGACGAGCGCCGCGCTCAGCGACACCGCCCCGGTCGGTTCGACGCCGACGATCGTCACCTCGTCGGAGAGCCCCCGCAGGTACGTGGACATGCCGGCCAGGCAGCCACCGCCGCCGACGGGCGCGACGACGACGTCGGGCATCCGGCCCAGTTGCTCGACGATCTCGCGTGCGATGGTCCCCTGACCGGCCGCGGTCCGCGGGTCGTCGAAGGCGTGGATCCACGCGGAGCCGGTGCGCATCACATCGGCCTGAGCGGCTGCCGCAGCGGCGTCGTAGGTGTCGCCGATCGCCTTCAGCTCGACGTAATCACCGCCGTGCCAGGCGATCCGGTCGCGCTTCTGCTTCGGCGTGGTGGTCGGGACGTAGATCCGGCCGGGCACCTTCATGCTCTTGCACGCGAATGCGACTCCCTGGGCGTGGTTTCCGGCGCTGGCCGCGACCACACCGCGGGACAGTTCCTCGGCCGAGAGCTGCGCCATCACGTTGTAGGCGCCGCGGATCTTGTACGAGCGGACGGTCTGCAGGTCTTCGCGTTTGAGGTAGATCTGTGCGCCCGACGCCGACAGTCGCGGGCAGGCCTCGAGTGGGGTACGCGCCACCGCGTCGGCGATGCGCGACGACGCCGCCTCGATGGCGTCGACCGTCAGCGCCGGACCTCGCTGGTGAACGGGAACGTGGTGCGTACTCACGACTGCCATGTTCTCACTGCGCGGGATCACCCGAACGGTCCGGGTACACCCATTCCGGCACGGCGGGTATGTGCCGGGTGTGTGCCGGGGTTGCTCTCACCGATGTCTGGGTATATCCGCGAAGCCCCTCGCCGGCTCGCGCCCGTGCGCGAGACTGGGCGAGGAGAAGGCACCACGACCCGCCACCTCACCACCGGAGCAGTCATGACAACTCGCCATCCGTCTTCGCGCCGGCCCGGGCGCATATCCCGTCTCACCCGGATCGCCGCCGGCGCTGCGGCCACGGCCATGGCCCTCGGTCTCGCCGCCGCGGTCGGCCCCGCCCCCGCGGCGGCCGCACCCGCGTGTCCCGGAGCCGCGCCCGCTCGGCTCGTCGGCGTGGTTCCGGGTGCCGCGCTCGAGGGTCTCACCGTCGACGCCGGAGGGCGGCTCTACACCACCGATCTCATCTCCGGTCGCGTGTACCGGCTGAACGGGCCGGGTGCGCCGGCGGTCCCGATCGCCCGGGTTCCCGGCGGGAGCGGTGCGGGTGCGCTCGCCTGGACTCCCGGCGGAACCCTTCTGGTCGGATACGGCGCCGATCCCCGCGTCATCGTCGGCGATGCGCTGCGGCACGCGTCCATCGGCCGCCTGGAAATCAACAGCCTGGCGTTCCGTCCGTGGGTGACCGGCCTGTCCGCCGCGAACGGGATGGATGTGTCGGCCCGCGGAAATGTGTACGCCACCAACGACTTCGGCAACCTCATCGGGCGGGTCACGCCGGGTGGTGCGGTGAACGCCGCGTGGGGTTCGCTGCCGAGCGCCAACGGCGCGGTCCTCGGTCGCGGCGACGGCTGGCTCTACGTCTCGCGCACCTTCGTGAACCCGGGCGTCAGCCGCATCTCGACCGCCAACCCGAGAGTCGTGCAGAGTCTGCTCGGCGTCGGTGCGCCGTCGACTCCTGACGGACTGACCCTGGACTCCCGCGAACGGCCGATCGTGCCGTTCAACGCGACCGGTGAGATCGTCCGGATCACCTCACCCGGACGCTACTGCGTCCTCGCGACCGGACTGCCCACCTCGAGCGTGGTCTCCTACGGTCGGGGCGACCGCGGATTCTCGGCCGGACGCCTGTACCGCGCCGGATTCGACGGGCGTATCTACGAGATCCCGGGCGGATTCGATCCGGGTGCGACTGCCGCATTCCCCGGCAGGTAGCGCTCACCCCACCACACCGCGAGAACCGCCACCGCCGTCACCCAGGCAGTGGCCTGCGGCGACCCGAAGATCAGCAGGGTCACGACGGCGGTGGCGACACCGGCGAGAACCGCGTGGGCCTTGTGGGCGGGCCACTCGATGCCGAAGACCTCGATCGTGCGCGGAGCACGCCGGACCGGACGGTGCGCGTTGATGCCGATCATCGTGGTCATCTGCGGACACTCCCCTCGACGGCTGACGTGACTGGACGTGCCGTCGAGTATAGCGGCTCACGAAGAGAAATGTTCGGTGGCCCGAAACCCTGGTGACGGGGACCCTGTCAGTGCGGTGGTCGGGCGGTTTCGACGCGGTGGCTCGCTCCGCTCGCTACCGGCTCAACCAGCAGAAACACAACTCACCGGCTCAACCAGCAGAAACGCCGGTTGAGCCGACACCGAGCGAAGCGAGGCGTCGAAACCCACCGACTCGACCAGCAGGAACACGCCACCCCACGCCGGTTGAGCCGACACCGAGCGAAGCG harbors:
- the ilvA gene encoding threonine ammonia-lyase IlvA, which produces MAVVSTHHVPVHQRGPALTVDAIEAASSRIADAVARTPLEACPRLSASGAQIYLKREDLQTVRSYKIRGAYNVMAQLSAEELSRGVVAASAGNHAQGVAFACKSMKVPGRIYVPTTTPKQKRDRIAWHGGDYVELKAIGDTYDAAAAAAQADVMRTGSAWIHAFDDPRTAAGQGTIAREIVEQLGRMPDVVVAPVGGGGCLAGMSTYLRGLSDEVTIVGVEPTGAVSLSAALVNGGPVTLDEIDPFVDGAAVKRIGTIGHRVMSELGAVVSDHPILSEISANPAVRVIPDGPLSPAPGSVHITHVDEGALCSAMLELYQNEGIIAEPAGALAVAALDKLRLPADATVVCLVSGGNNDVSRYGEIIERSLVHRGLKHYFLVDFPQEPGALRRFLDEVLGPDDDITLFEYVKRNNRETGAALVGVQLGSPDGLGDLMDRMSRSRLHCERLEPGSPAYEYLT
- a CDS encoding SMP-30/gluconolactonase/LRE family protein, with amino-acid sequence MALGLAAAVGPAPAAAAPACPGAAPARLVGVVPGAALEGLTVDAGGRLYTTDLISGRVYRLNGPGAPAVPIARVPGGSGAGALAWTPGGTLLVGYGADPRVIVGDALRHASIGRLEINSLAFRPWVTGLSAANGMDVSARGNVYATNDFGNLIGRVTPGGAVNAAWGSLPSANGAVLGRGDGWLYVSRTFVNPGVSRISTANPRVVQSLLGVGAPSTPDGLTLDSRERPIVPFNATGEIVRITSPGRYCVLATGLPTSSVVSYGRGDRGFSAGRLYRAGFDGRIYEIPGGFDPGATAAFPGR